The Natrinema salifodinae genome includes a window with the following:
- a CDS encoding transcription initiation factor IIB family protein — MHSARDRVEYEPWLEKLQTVADRLELSAEARSCAVDLFLTDVPASDRSKRAVLAASLYAGSLVAGDGRTQGAVAEAADVSRLSIQSRWKELLESAGLEPPRW, encoded by the coding sequence ATGCACAGCGCCCGGGACCGTGTCGAATACGAACCGTGGCTCGAGAAACTCCAGACCGTTGCCGACCGACTGGAGCTATCGGCGGAGGCGCGATCGTGCGCGGTCGATCTCTTCCTCACCGACGTCCCCGCGTCAGATCGCTCGAAGCGAGCGGTCCTCGCCGCCAGCCTCTACGCCGGCTCACTCGTCGCCGGTGACGGCCGCACGCAGGGCGCGGTCGCCGAGGCCGCCGACGTCTCACGGCTCTCGATCCAGTCCCGCTGGAAGGAACTCCTCGAGTCTGCCGGCCTCGAACCGCCGCGGTGGTAG
- a CDS encoding phosphopantetheine adenylyltransferase: MDVALGGTFDPVHDGHRRLFERAFELGDVTVGLTSDELAPKTRSVDRNVRPFDERKAALADELEAIAADYDREFEIRKLTKPTGIATEPQFDYLIVSPETREGGDRINEIRRERGHDPLEVVVVPHLLADDGDIISSTRIVQGEIDEHGTVVDED; encoded by the coding sequence ATGGACGTCGCGCTTGGTGGGACCTTCGACCCCGTTCACGACGGCCACCGACGGCTGTTCGAACGGGCGTTCGAACTCGGGGACGTGACGGTCGGGCTGACCAGCGACGAGCTCGCGCCGAAGACGCGATCGGTCGATCGGAACGTTCGGCCGTTCGACGAGCGGAAGGCGGCTCTCGCGGACGAACTCGAAGCGATCGCGGCCGACTACGACCGCGAGTTCGAGATTCGGAAACTGACGAAGCCGACGGGGATCGCAACCGAACCCCAGTTCGACTACCTCATCGTCTCCCCCGAGACGCGCGAAGGTGGCGACCGGATCAACGAAATTCGCCGCGAACGCGGCCACGATCCGCTCGAGGTCGTCGTCGTCCCGCACCTCCTCGCCGACGACGGCGATATCATCTCGAGTACGCGGATCGTCCAGGGGGAGATCGACGAACACGGGACCGTCGTCGACGAGGACTGA